The segment ggagcctggtaggctgcagtccatggggtcgctaagagtcggacacgactaagtgacttcactttcacttttcactttcatgcattggagaaggaaatggcaacccactccagtgttcttgcctggagaataccagggacgggggagcctggtgggctgccgtctatggggtcgcacagagttggacacgactgaagcgacttagcagcaatcatTGCTTTGCggggatgtgtgtgtgcgcatgtgtttCTTCTCTGATCTGTCGACCTCCCAAACTTGGCTGTTGTCCAAAACCCATAGATCAGTTCTGCCTTTAATTATCTGCACGACCTTAGACAAATTTCTTTAattccctgaacctcagttttcatgATGATGAAAATGCGTGCCCCAGGGGAGTTAGCTGACTGAGATAATACACATGAAAGTGTCTCATGTCTCACAGACACTGCGTGTCAAGCGTAAGATACCTCCTTGGAGCTTGGTAAGGACCCTGTGATGCAGCTATTGTGGTTATGCCGCTTCACAGCTCCGGAGTGCCGAGAGCTGCTTAGATAATCAGGTTCAGAAAAGTTACCTGCCCGGAGTCACCCAGGGTTATAGGATGGCAAATCTAGAGACAGGAACTAATTGAGACCTCCCTCACTCGTACCATCACACAGTAGTGCCTGGAGCTTTTAAGCTCTGGGCATAAAACACTAAGATATAATACTTGGCACCTTGGAGCTTTAAGAAACCCATGTCACTGCGGGAGCACAGGTGCTCCCCCTAGAGTTCACTCTTGGCTCTGCACTCAAGGTTATGGCAGGCTCCATGgcgtggttaaaaaaaaaaaaacaccttaatcTAGTGGAACATCGCCATCTAGCGTCTGCTACTCTAATCCCAGGTGGGCCAGTTTCTGTTCTCTGGAGAAGCAAGTTAGGGACGGAAGAGGATACATTTCTTACATCAGACGGTCGTTGTAGGAGCAGGTGGAGCTGATGTTCTTGTAACACTGGATTTTCTTCGGAGAAATCTTTCCCTTCACTGTTCTGAAACAGCAATTGGAGGATGGCACATGCACTAGAAGAGAAGCACAAGAATGGCTTGCATTTACTTCTCAACCCATTCTGAGTTCCTCTCACCCAggatggagggggaaaaaaacgcTTCCGGGACAGGCTCAGGCTTTGGGGCCACATCCAAAGGACCCTAGTGTCTCATCAGCCACCTCGTTCTGTATTCAGGCAGAGTCAGGACACTGGGGTTCAGATCCCAGGCCCCAACAAAACAGCTGTGTAGCTTTGATCAAGATGAGCCTTTCCTCTGAACTCCAGACCTCCCAGCTGTAAAACAAGACTTTTAAAACTGATTTCTAAAGGCTCTTCTAGCTATGACATCCCATCGCTAGTGCATGGTTCTGCCCCCACATTTGGGTTCaagggccctggggccctggtgAGTCTGATTCAACTGCAGTCTGCTATTTGGGGCAGGATTAGAGACTGTGCTAGGAGCTTAAACTCGAAGAAGTGATCAGGAAAGTGCTTCTGGGAACCACCAagctttcccccacccccagccactcCAGAAGGTCCTCTACCCTGCTCACAGCTCTGACCCCCAAGTTCCACTCTGCCAGTTTGCAACCCCCTCAAAGGACTTGCATTTCAGACCTCCTAGTTTGACTGCTTGCAAAGCCCATGTCATATGTCTGTCGTTAGGTCAGTATTCTCTCACCAGCTTTAGAGGGTAGGCATAATCAAATCCCAATTTACTGATGGCAAAACCAGAGTTTGGGAAgccaagtgacttgcccaaggttagcCAATCTGTCCTGACCTCAGATTCTGCCTGGTGGAGGCAAGACCCCTATCAGTCCCTCCTCTGGACCTCAGGCCTCCAGCTGGCCTAAATGACCTCACCACTTCATCCATCAGGCTGCGAAGCAGTCTAGACGAAGCAGACCTCCTTTGACTGAAGCGAGCTGCTCAGTGGTCAGTGTGGACTCCAGATTCACGTTTCTTTTGCTGGCCCCCTGCCCCCATCCAAgacctctcttcctcctcttcggGGAGAATTCTTCCCGAAGGAGTGGAGATGGAGGCAGGGAGCTCAAGGTGAACCTGTTCCCCCACCCTGCAACCCCAGAGTGCCCGTCTGAGTCTCCACCCTCCCCTAAGTGACTCCAGCTAAACTCACTGCTCTTGGCGTCCACATCCTGTAACCACATCCCGGCCAGCAGCAGGCACACCAGTGCGGCGATGATGAGCTTCATCTCGGGTTGTCCTGCTCAGACCTCACTGCAAGGGTCTCAGTGAGTCTGGTGAAGCAAAGAGTTCTCCTCTGGTCTATCCTGCAGGGCCCAGGGCTTTTATCAGAAGACCTGGGTGGGGTTTTCCAACCCCCGGTGCAGAGGTGGGGAAGCCACAGTTACTCACGTCCAGTGACCACGTGGAAAACGCCTTTCTCCAACTCTCCTGGGAGGTGTGAGAGGTATAGGAAAAGTTCCCCAGGCGCAGGTGCAGATAAGGATCTTGAGAGGCCGAGTAGAAGCTGTCCCAGCTGAGTAGGGCCTAGAGAAAATTGAATGAGAGGAAGTGGCCTCTGTCTCCTCTGACCTCATGTCTTTTCATCCATCAATGGAGTCACTGTCCCAGGCACATGACGGAGCAGAAGAGCTCTGCAGCAGCACAGAGGAGACACACTTGGGTTTAAATCCCACATCTGCAAATCAGCGGATGCATAAACTCACCTTAGTCACATGTCTCATGTAAAATGGGAAGAGTAACTCAAGTCTCGCAGGTGTGCGGGAGCATTAAATAAGATCTgctgggacgtccctggtggtccagtggctaacactctgtgctcccaattccaggggcacgggtttgatccctgatcagggaatctGACccctcatgccacagctaagagtttgcacgcctcaatgaagattaaaaatcccctgtgctgcaactaagacccaacaaagCCAAATAAGTACTAATAAGTAATTTTAaacaataagtaaattaaaaaaataagatctgCTATGTTTTATGTCAAGGGCCTGGCCCAGATAGCTGCAAATTCTATTTTCCCAATCGCAATACTTTTCAACAGCCTGCCCTGTTCTCAGTCCTTGGTTAGCCTCAGGAAAGACAGCtaacaagaaaatgaaagtcattgCCCTTTGACTCACAGATAAGTAAGGAAAAGCCAGTTGGTGCAAGAACAGTAGGGCATGTGCCATGTGGAGGGCGCAGGGGAGGCCTGGGAACTGCCCACAGCAGAGAGGCCTGCCAGAGGAATGTTCTTCAAGCAAAGTCTCCAGCAGGAAGGCTGTTAAATGGAAAGGGGCCTGTCCATAGAGGAAGGAGCTTGTGTAAACACAGCTAGGCATGAAGGACAGTGAGGAAATGGCCAGAGAGACATGTGACTGCCCAGCGACTGAGTGGCCAGGTCATGAAGACTTGGTGTGCAGTGCAGATGCATGGAATAAGTAGCACATACTAGATGCTCAAGAAAGGTAGCTGGCCCATATCTGTGTATTAAAATCACAAGGTTGATaagaaggaacacatttgagtcagtcctaacgaggtggatgaacctagagcctattatacagagtgaagtaagtcagaaagagaaaaacaaatatcgtatactgacgtatatatatggaatctagaaagatggtactgatgaacctacttgcagagcagcaatggaaacacagacatagagaatagacttatggacacgggggtgggggtggggggaaaaagGAAAGGGGGGAATGTACAGAGAGTAACATGAAACatacattaacatatgtaaaatagatagccaatgggaatttgctgtgtgactcagggaactcaaaccagggctctgtaacaacctggaggggtgggatggggagggaggtgggggggaggttcaagtaggaggggacatgggtaaacctatggctgattcatgtcgatgtttggtagaaaccaatacaataccataaagcaattatctttcaattaaaaataaataaattttttaaaagtcacaaggctgggacttctctggtggtccaatggttaagaagatcagggttcaatccttgatcagaaaactaagatcccacaggctgtggagcaactgagcccatgcaccacaaccaacCAGAGAGTCCATAGGCCACAACGAAGATCCTGGGTGTTGCAACTAAGGCCCATTACAGTCAAGTTAATGAACTAATTAATTATTCAAAAAATCACAATGCCAACTTGACAGTTTCCCATGGTCAGTAGGCTGAAGTGCAAACTTGCTGACCTGGCCTTTTGTAACTCAGGGGATGTCTCCATGGATTCCTGTAGTTACAATATTTGCAACTCTCTGCAGGTGTCACATGCTTTCTTATCTCCAGGATTTGCTGCCACTGTAAGCTCCATCCACAGGGCCCTCCTCGTTGTCTCCCTCTGAATTTTCTACCCATTGCAAACACCAGCGTCTCTTTAAAGCCCCTTCTGCCATCCCCAGCCAAGAGTCCTTCAGCTCCCTTTGAAGCCCCTCTGTGCCTGGCTCTTCCACATGAAGGTCTTACATCCTCACAACCCCTCCATTCCATGTGTTCTTCATCCTAACACCTGGGTGAGAGTCCTGGCATGTCAGAGATGAAATTCCCCTTGAAGACCACCTGCAGCAGTGGCTTGAAAAGTATcctgggagaggaaaaaaaatgcaaaaatacctTCGCTCCATTTCAGAAGCAGCATCAAAACAAATGTGCCTGTACATGTTGGGGGGCGGGAATGGGAAACTCAAGGTAATTCAGGCACCAGCAGATAAGAATTCAGTAGGGTCTCTTCCTATTACTGATGGGAAAAAATGAGTCTCAGAATGAAGAAACTGACTTTGCCAAGGTTATACTGAGACCTCACTGCACAGATGGAATGGTGGACCCCTAAGCGTCTGGCCATCTGACCACCACATGCAGCCACCTCTGAGAACACACTTTCATGAAGGACCACAGCTAACGGTTGCCTTGCTCCATCAGTTCTTTCATTGACCAGCTGCTTCTTGCTACCCAAAAAGTACTTAAAGCAGTTGAAATCTCGAAGACACTGTAGTCGCTCTCCTATTCCCTTTGCCCTCACAGACTGATCCTTTTTTATTCCTTGACTGTCACTTTAGTGGGTCTTAAAGAGGAAGGAGATAAAGGGACATCGTCAGTTGGCCAAAGGTAACCACAGATCCTTTAGACTCACTTGGGACACAGTGAGGAGCCAGGTGGCCACCCAGGAAATTTTTCATTCTCCCCTCCTTCTGGGTTTGCTGCCCAGCCCACTCGAGACAAGGACGGGGCTGCCCCTCCAGCAGTtcacttcccctcctccccctcattGTGGCCACCGCAAACCCAGGACaggaaaagagaagacagaaagacTTAGTCACGCCTCCCCCTTTCCCAGCTCCCGCAGCAGTAAGAGGTACCCCCTGAGGTGACTACCACATGGAAATCTAGCATCCCACACGATACCTCCCCCGCCCCAATGCCATCTCTTCTTGCGCAGGCCTGACACAAAGCACAGGCCAAGtaataactcaataaaaaattCACGGCCTTGAATGAGATGGGTCAGAACTGCATAGAtgatggagagataagaaatggtCTGCAGCATCAACACTGAATCAGTTTCTCATGAGAACAACCCTTTTCTTAGTTAGAAGTTTAAAAACTAACTTGTGCCTATAGAAAGGTTTTCTTATTAGTCATCTTTGGTGAAGTGGGGACCAATTTACTGAGGATGGGTAGAGGTCAGACAGAGCTCAAATGGTGTGAGTTCATCTTAAGatcacctcctccctcctccccaggttCTTGCCTAAACCCTGCTGGCCTGGGGGCACTGGAGCCTGGCCCTGCATGCCACCTCTCCAGTTACATTTCAGCCTGATTCTTCGGACCCGGTAGAAACCAATGGTGGGAGGTGTCGTTTGCCTGACATCACACACCTGTGGGAATCCTGGCCTCCCATTGTCCATGTCTAAGGCCAAATTTTCTGAGTTCTCTCATTTAGGGAGGAAGTGTGTTTGCCCTCAGAAGCAACTAGGTCAGATTTCAGCCCCACTCCtttttagctgtgtgactttggttaAGTAACTTAACACTTCCGAGCCTTAATTCCTTCCTTCTTCAAATCCACTGCCTAACGGGTCTGGTAAAACTCTttgttgttttcaaaataaactcCCCAACCATAACCTAACTTCGGGCTCTTTAAAGGATTCAGTGAGATGGCTCACCTTGTCTTGGAAcacaggaggaagaaaggaagcgaGAGAGAAAACTAAGAAGcgcaggaaggaggagagaggaaaagaaagtgggatcatccaaaatcactgcggaggCTTGGAGAATGAACTTAGGATTGCCTGGGGtgaagggtggggagaagggatagttatgGAGTTTGGGGTGGTCCTGTACACATTgatctatttaaaatggataatcaacaaggacctactggagaGCATGtgaaattctgctcaatgttatgtggcagcctggatgggaggggagtctgggggagaatgggtacatgtaagTGTAGGGACAAGCCCCTTTgcagtccacctgaaactatcacaacattgttaattggctatgttccaatacaaaattaaaagtttaaaattaaaaaaaaaaatcaccgtaGAGTACCTAAAATACGTCAGGTCCTGGGGACACAGCAGGCACAAGGCGGATACCAGGCCTGCCCCGTGGGGCTTATAACTCACTGGAGGAGGCGCATCCTGGGAGCTGAGGTCAGTGGTTGAGAATAGACCTCGTGTCCTGCAAGCTGCAGAGTACAGGGAAGTGCTTACCCCGGGGCCTGACACGTTGTAGAGACTCAATAAAACCACACCCCcctccctctctgtccctcagtCCTGGACCATCTGGGGCTTCATTATAGGACCCAGGCAGTGGCACCACTTCCCTATCCGGGACCCGCATCCTGGTTTCTTTCTAATCCTGGGTTACTGGGTGCCCAGGAACTCAGTGTCCCCTCCAGGAGCAGTATCCCCACGTCTGCACCCAGCTGCTTCCCGTAAGCACAAGCCCAGCCACAGTGCCCCCAGCACTTAAAACCCTTGAACTGAAAACGCTTTCTTGTGCTTTCCAGCATCTCTTACCCTCTTTCTGGGTTCCCTTGTCCCCCATCGTCCCTCTAACATTCAGCCCCTTTGTGCTTTTAAGGAGGCCTGTGTGAACCAGCTCTCAGGGAAAAAGCCAACGAGGCATCAAGCGTCTCTTGTAGCAGCCGCGACCCGGGGATGCCCAAAGAATGACACAGCAGAGATGGtcactaggttttttttttttttaactttttattctatATTGGAGTAGCCAactaacaatgctgtgatagtttcaggtagacagcaaagggacctGTCCCGTTGGATAGCaactgtacatatacatgtatccattctgccccagcctcccctcctATCCCGgttgccacgtaacattgagcagagttccctgtgctaggcaGTAGATCCTtgatggttatccatttaaaatatagctgtGTGTATAGTCCATCCCAAATTGCCTAGTATCTCTTCTCCCCATCCTTTCCTGCTGGCAGCCATAAGTTTATTCTTTGTGCctatgagcctgtttctgttttgtagataaattcatttgtatcatttctttctagattcctcacataagggatgtcatatgatatttttctttctctgtctgacttacttcactcaggatgacagtctccaggtccatccatgtaccAGCTTTTCAGTTTGTGTCCACAGCCATGGAGCTCCTGAGTGACAGCCAGTCAACCTACTGTTCAGAAGTGAGGTCCAAATGTCTTGGCTCAGCTTACACAGTCCTGGACGATGTGGTCCCCAGAGCTCTAGCCCCACATACGCTGGGAACTCACTGCCCCTTCTGCCTGAGATACGTGTTCCAGTTTTATCCGGCAGACCCTGTGCAGGCTGCCCccgaccccaccccaccaccgAGCGACAGCATGAAGCAGGCTCGCTTCCCACAGCAGCCACCTTGCACTCTAGGAATTGCCGCCTGGTGGTCCACACCCCTCTCTTGTCTGGAAGCTCCTGAAGGGCAGGAGTGCCTCTGTCATGGTTCCCATTTCATGCCCCAGCACCCCGTCCAGGGTGGACTCACAGTGACTCTTGTCATCCCCCTGCTGCAGACGAGTAGCAGATGCCCTGGAGGTGAAAGGAGTCCTATGGGGAGCAAGTGGCAATATTAGGGTGAACAGCTCTGGCCCAAACCCTTTGCTGGTTTGTACTCTCTGGACCCTCTAGCACACGCAATCAGACCACCTCCCGAGTGTGTGATGGGCACCATTCCACACGTGGGATGCTGGTGACAGACCCAATTTCTAATGTGCtgattcattcatctattcacttactcactcagtcactcagcaaACATCTTCTGAGGGCCTGCTTGGTACTCAGGCAGTCAGGCGAGAAAGGAGAGTTGACCACATAGCCAGGGTCTCGAAAGGGAAACAGATATGCCAACCAACAAGTGGGTACCGACGGTCAGGGCTGCTGTAATATGCAGACCAGGCTCTGCACGTGTCCAGGATGGGGGAAGGAGGTGCTCACTGGGGTGCAATGTGGCATCTCGACTGGGCCTGGAAGGATGAAGGTGGAATTTaccagagtgggggtggggggtggggcttgGATAGCATGCTGTGTGTGGTTATGAGAGTGGGCTTTGCCTGGCCCCAGCCCCAGTTCCTCTGTACACCATCTGTgtgacttcttttccttttttaacctcTCAGCCTCATctcgaaataatgccatttgctcaCAGGCTTGTTTGAGAATTAAACGTGGTGTATCCCTTAAGGAAAATTGAACAACTGTTGGATGGCTTGCTAATGGATGACGTGGAGCGGATGCATCTGgcagtggggaaggaaatgggccTGCAGGGAGAGTCTGGAAATGGAGCCTGGAGGACCTGGGCCATATTCACAAGTCCCTATTTCCTGGGCTTGAGCCTTGGGACCTGGGCCTGTTGTCAGTGGAGGAAGTCATGACTTAAGTCATGACTTAAGGAAGCCTTAAGTCATCTTTTGCTCAGGCCTGGGATGAGGCCAGGTTTGTGGTTTGCACGGAGGGCCTGTGCTGGAGCCTGCAGGACTCAATGAATGGAAGAAGGTGGTAGGACCAGGGGGTTTGAAAGAgcccaggagaagggagggacgaattgaaagagtaacattgaaacatatacactaccatatgtatagatagccatgctgctgctgctgctgctaagtcgcttcagtcgtgtccgactctgtgcaacccaatggacggcagcccaccaggctcccccgtccctcggattctccaggcaagaacactggagtgggttgccatttccttctccaatgcatgaaagtgaaaagtgaaagtgaagtcgctcagtcgtatctgactcttcgcgaccccacggactgcagcctaccaggctcctctgtccatggcattttccagacaagagtactggagtggggtgccattgccttctccatagatagTCATGGGAATCTGCTATATTTATCAcggagctcaaacccagtgctaCGTGACACCCGAAGGGGTgggaggggcttccctcgtggctcagttggtaaagaatccac is part of the Bubalus kerabau isolate K-KA32 ecotype Philippines breed swamp buffalo chromosome 4, PCC_UOA_SB_1v2, whole genome shotgun sequence genome and harbors:
- the CCL1 gene encoding C-C motif chemokine 1 isoform X2, with product MKLIIAALVCLLLAGMWLQDVDAKSMHVPSSNCCFRTVKGKISPKKIQCYKNISSTCSYNDRLIFKLTGGLQSCVLQKDLWVQAYLKRINLCQ
- the CCL1 gene encoding C-C motif chemokine 1 isoform X1, translated to METSPELQKARPYSAGTASTRPLKILICTCAWGTFPIPLTPPRRVGERRFPRGHWTACAILQLLFQNSEGKDFSEENPVLQEHQLHLLLQRPSDIQADWRPTVLCLAKRFMGSGLFKEDKPLPVKGNVC